The following proteins are encoded in a genomic region of bacterium:
- a CDS encoding helix-turn-helix domain-containing protein: MERFLPNGSMDLVINLGEEPEKVLCPDAKDQTLKRFWISGLQSKYVRIETPPLLSMIGVEFKPGGAYPFFGFSMSELKESSVDLDLIWGCSATTAREALLESKSDEEKFHIMENLLLRNLQAAHQPVIQNALQMISMSNPAPNIRALANAMGMSHKRFISHFESIVGTTPKLFSRICRFQLALRTIATNNHKDLTSVAVYCYYFDQAHFIKEFEEFSGYTPGQYLQVKGLFPGWISD; this comes from the coding sequence GTGGAACGTTTTTTGCCAAATGGATCGATGGACCTTGTGATCAATCTTGGGGAGGAGCCGGAAAAAGTGTTATGTCCTGATGCAAAGGATCAAACGTTAAAACGTTTCTGGATCAGCGGGCTGCAGTCGAAGTACGTCCGAATCGAGACCCCACCCCTTTTGAGCATGATCGGTGTGGAATTCAAACCGGGTGGCGCATATCCATTCTTTGGATTTTCGATGTCCGAACTAAAAGAATCTTCAGTAGATCTTGATTTAATTTGGGGATGTTCCGCAACAACCGCTCGTGAGGCTTTACTTGAATCCAAATCTGACGAAGAAAAGTTCCATATTATGGAAAATCTTCTTCTCCGCAACCTGCAGGCAGCGCATCAGCCTGTAATACAAAATGCACTGCAAATGATCTCAATGTCGAACCCTGCGCCGAATATCCGGGCTCTTGCAAATGCTATGGGAATGAGCCACAAACGGTTTATCAGTCATTTCGAATCGATTGTAGGGACTACGCCTAAGCTTTTTTCCCGGATTTGCAGGTTTCAACTGGCTCTTCGCACCATTGCAACAAACAATCATAAAGATCTGACGTCTGTGGCGGTTTATTGCTACTACTTCGATCAGGCACATTTCATCAAGGAATTTGAAGAATTCTCAGGGTATACTCCGGGCCAATACCTTCAGGTAAAAGGACTTTTTCCCGGGTGGATTTCGGATTAA